The genomic region ggttgagaggagagggaataagcattaaatatttgacatgacttgaaggttaacttgggaggtgaggttaatgttgagttgaatgaataaagcaattatccaataaataatgtctttatccaatggataaactcttgtgcaagagttagtgaggataaccatggtcaatgCAATAAATGGTTGAAGAGACCCATGAATCAAATGGAGATGAGTCAAAGATAAAGCCTCtgaccatgtgggtgagttgagttaaccataaatgttTATGTAAgatccattaatggtcatgtaagagccattagtggtttcgAAGagtttaggggttagcttgttgaacacataaagcattaaatgtttttcaaagactttggaggctttgagaagtgacttcaagttgcttaggaatgtgacaatatttaggaaatgggattaggctaattaggaatagttagaagaatttagaaagtggttagaagaatctagaaggggatttgggattgcaagtgggtttggtgagtgatggaaaatagaattttaattaaaattaaattaatttatttcaattgtgattgcaacttgcatttgtaggagaatgcaagtggggagatttgtttagtgatttaaataaatatttttaattatttatttaaaagaagaaagtggttaaattaaataaatattatttatttatttaattgattgtgaatttggtttaatgaattaatttaaataaattgaataatttatttaattaataagagaagagtttgaggatgaattaattaaatgttaattattgaaagtttattaatcaaataagtagtaaacattcatttaattaaatggacagatttatgtgactacagtaattATAATGACATAAAATAAGGGAAGTGACATAAAATAAGGGAAGTTATAGGAGGTACTGCAATAGTTATAAAGTAGTTTGAATGCATTTACACCACTTTCTCATTCTTAATTGCTAAGGAGGTTATGCATTAAGAGAGAGGTTACACCACTTTCTCATCTACACAGTGGTTTGAATGCAATTTACACCACTTTTCTCATTCTTCAGTTTTAGGAGAGAGAATGGAGCATGCATAGTTTTGAAAAAGGAGCACTACAATCATGGTTGGCTATTCTCGAGGGTATTCATGAATTTGGTCATGGGAACATTGACTTTTTTCCAATACAATGGATTTTGATGGTTTAGTTTTGAAAAAACATTGTGATTTTTCCTCTCTAATACTCTACAAATTAGGATACCTTAGATTGTTGTATCATAAAAAATTTATGAGTTAGTTCTGCCCTCTCCAATTCTCTACATATTGGATGGCTTAGATAGTTGTATTATTGATCTTTTTCAAGTGACCATTGATATATTATTAAAATATCTTTAAATTGAAGAGAGAAAGTTAGATGCATCATGTAACATTGCTATTTTGCTATTGTATTAATAGATTCTTCTCTCTTTTATGGTGCCACTTGTTTTTTGGAAAGAATTTCTCCAATTACATTTGGTGCTATTGCTAATTATGAATCTcaacaatatttaaatatttattcaaatgtTACTTTAATTAGTAAATCATGTTAGCAAGTTAAATTGTTACCCCTAAGAAATGAAGGTTTCGAACAACCAAATTATAAGAAAAGATGAACAGATGGTTGCCACCTAATCCCAATCTCTTCCCTTTTTTATGTCAGAgtactcagcaagacttgatccttgTTAGGCTCATTAAGAATctttcaacttcaccagtagaccaagcacccattcacacttttaaacaatttGATGAACAGTACCTTTTCTAGTATTAATTATAATTGCTGATAAAGCTTTTGAAAGCACCTCCCAACAAAAGCATGGATTCCAAAGCTTATCTACTGACATGTATATgatcatctttcatcttcaatcatttaatATCTCCCAAGATGTTCTTTATAAATACCTATCAATTCTGTTATCTCAAAAAATACAAATATCTCCCAAGATGTTCTTTATAAATACCTATCAATTCTGTTATCTCAAAAAATACAAATTAGATTTTGTTTTGATTAGTCTGGATAAAACTGTGTGAAAATTATATAACAATTTTTCAGATCATACGACACGATCCCTCATCCGAATAAGAATTATGGTGAAAAAATTGCAGGAAAAAGGAAGAGAGGCCGAGAAGCATAGAGAAAAAACAAAGCCAAATAAAAGCTTAAAAGAGAATATAACGAGGTCATTGATAAATAAGAGAAGGACGCTCCGAGAACATAGGTGGTAATAATTTTTCTCGACTCAAAATAATTGTTTCCTTAAATACATTTGCCTACTTTGTCGTAATCCGAAATATTTCATTAATATGTCTTCTGAAACCCTGTTTGCAGTGCACTACGTCACGTGCAGCAAATAATCTTTCGGTTTTATCTCAAGCAATTGAACTGTGTATAATTTCATTCACACATTTATACAGCTTTATATCATAGTTCCTGTAGCATATCTATTTATCCTTTACCAGTTTCTATATTTTGCTCTCTATAACTCTTGAAAACCTACCTTTTGtgttattagatttccacaatctattCTAATATTCAGTGCTTTGTTTCTCTTGAAAACTTTGTGTTATTAGATTTTCCACAATCTATTATAATATTCAGAGAtttgtttctggattcaattgtgtatatcaatttttatcatcaacatttcgaatcactcTATAATTCATCATCAGAATGAACAAGAATACCAgaatgtgattcgaaacgttgatgataaaaattggtatacacaattgaatccagaaacaaatcactaaacaaatcactgaaaagtTTTAAACTAACTCTCTTAGTTTACATATTAAATGAAGGTTCAGGATTCCTCTGATTCTGTACCTTGGCATTGGGCTACATTTACCTTAACTTTAGCTTATCCTTGTATGCTCTGTCGTATATGATTGAACTTTAAATGTGTAGCtttcttttgttttttaaattattttgatgtTGAATCTTACCTTGGCCCACACCTGTAGTTTGAAGCTCTCTTTTCCTGTCTCCATCTGCAACTTAGGGCTAAATGTCTTGGTTATTCCTGGAGCAGCACATGAACAAATTGCTGATCCTTGTATGCTCTGTCGTATATGATTGAACTTTAAACGTGTAGCTTTCTTTTGTTTTTTCAGTTATTTTTACGTTGAATCTTACCTTGGCCCACACCTGTAGTTTGAAGCTCTCTTTTCCTGTCTCCATCTGCAACTTAGGGCTAAATGTCTTGGTTATTCCTGGAGCAGCACATGAACAAATTGCTCATCCCACACCCTGCAGGACGTCACAGGATCGACTCCTACCTATAAGAGAATGCTACACTTTGTGATGCCGTGTCCAACCCAGTGATCAAGACGCCTCAATTATCACTCGAGGAATAAAacttaaatataatgttaattgCCATCAATTGATCTGAAGTGATACATTCAAAGCTTTCGATATTTGACTCCGTATTTAAAAAAACTGATTACCTGCTATCCTTTCTCTATAAATGGAATGGCCTCTTGTTCCTTATTAAGGTATACCGTCTGTATATTTGTTTAGATCAGTAATTGTACTGTATTAATTACGTAACAGTTTGATGACCTTTTTATCAGAACTCAAAAATACAATCCTTTTCTTTACATATTCTTCAGTGTAGAGCATGCTAAGTAAGAATATGCATAAATACATATTCtaaatatttcctttttaattAGTGTGTAATCTAATAGCACaacataaaattacaaaaaaaattagcTGCCATCGAACACTATTAATTTAGTAGAATCTTTCTTGTCCCTTAACCTATTCGAACCATACTCTGGGCAGAACCATGTCTCCTCCAAACAAGAACTTAATTATACATCGTACCTAACCAAAGCTTCACACCTACTTCTCTTGCagcatacatatattcatattagaCCTATCACTGTAATTTCACATGCAATTGCTGCTAACCAGTCATGTGATTGCTGCCAGTCTATACTAGTTGTTATTTGCCTCTTACAAATCAAAATCTACCCTAGCAGTGTTCAATAGCAAATAGGCATTTATATGCAACAAATAGGCTTTAAGAAAAGCTGAGTAATACAACAATCATATTTGTGCTTAGTTAACAGTAAACCATAAACCTTTACTCTAGATAActatcaatatataattatattcttACGTTTCAGAATTATCAAACACTAACATAAGAGATAATACCAACAGAATGATTGCAAATAGGgtgataaaattattttattatcaaCTAATAACAAGACTAATTCACTTTATCAGCATCCAAAGAAGTAACTAATTCACAGAAAAATTTGGGAAAACACAATCTACGTGCACAGTACAAAGTATAATACCCCACAATGGGTAATAACTTCGAAGACGCCATATAACTAGGATCCATGCATAGTTGCTATCGAGTAATCAGAGTTTGACTGACTACTCCACAGAACAAGATAAAAGAGAGCTAAAACTACATCACAAAACAAATTGAAGAATTTTCCTTGTTGCTTACAAATCCAAAGTATGATCACGTGGCATAAAGAGTAGTACCCATGGATAGACAATGACCTCGCACAAGCACAAATAGGATTCTTCTCTTATTGATCCATGAGTTTAGACGAACTTTTTACAAAAACTTGACAGCGCAAGCTGAGCACGTGGGAAATGCAAGCTTTCCTCAAAAACCAAACTTACAATGCCAAAATAACCCTATCAAAGAAAATTTACAAAGTCATAATCTAAAAGATAGCCTATCTGGTAAAGACATTGACTGTTAGATCTAAATTCTACTGCTAAGGAGTCAGAAACTTGGAATGAGTGAAGAGGATCAATCCTAACTATTAGAACTCAGGTTCCAGGAGATCACTGAGGCCAAGGATATAGTTCTGCCCAAACTTCAAAAGATTCAACAGTCCAATGCTCTTGACATTGTTGGCAGAGATTCTCAGAATACTTGTATGGCCTATATCTATTGCAGATTTAAAGCTGTACAGATTGCTGTCAGTAAATCCACCAAAGCCTTGCCAAAGCTTCAGATTCTACACCTTACACTGTTCATGTAATAACGATCAGCATCCATATTCAGTGTGCAAGGATATAAGGCTTGCATACTAAGAACCATTTGTATGCACTAACTTATCAATTGCATCTCCATTGGCCTCCCTCTTGGCTATAGTAGGGGATGATTTTGATCCCTTCCATGCTTCTCCTGGAGCAGAAGGAATAACCCTTTCCTCCAATGACAAACTACCTTCTTGATTGTTCTGTAACTTTTGTTCATCATGATGTTTGTCATTTGCAGACACAGGTGAAGGCAAATCAGCCTGGTGTGATCTGGATGTAGAATCTTTATCTTCAACAGCTGCATCTTCCGTCCGTGCTTTCAATGCTGAATCTTCAGGGCTCAGCTGATCAACTTCACTTCCAGAACGGAACTGAGAACAAAAGAAATCAGCAAAAAAATAGACAACAATAAATGCAGTTGCACAAAATCTTAGACTAAAGTACTTACTTGCTTTTGTTGTTGCTGAATTTGTTGCCTTGCTCTTTTTTCTTGCATTGCCTTCTGACGGTTCTCATAGAATAGAAAGTCATCAAGAATAGATGTCTTGGAAATGTAATCTTTAAATATTTTTAACATTTCTACACCCTTATCAAGTTTCACCTGCAGAGGCAAGACACAGAAAtagcttaaaattttaaaattgaagcaAATAATACAGGATTACAACATAAGAGAAAACTCTGCAGTCACTACGAAACTTAAttgcaaataaaaaatcaaactaaCCTCCTGGGTGTCCCTACTGTTTGTCACTGGCTTGTTGTCATTGTTTTCCAATGTGATGTGGCGTAACTGATTGTTAGGTACATCCTTAACTATGTGCCATTTCACCGGGAATCTACCACTCCACTTGTCTTGCTGCCAATAATCTACACTCTGATTAAAATCCACAGGCCCCATCATCTCTGCGACACCACAAAACTGGCCACTGGCATTAACCTGGAAGGAATAAAAATCGTTAGTTTTATTATCTATAGTTTTAAGAAAAAATAACACAAATATCAATCATCTATTGAACCAGCTTACCGAAAAGAACAGGAAAATAGGACATGGTCCAGCCTTCTCTTGAGCCTCCTTGTAAGCCATGTCCAATTTTTTGTTCCCGTTAGGAGTGCTAGCCCAAACATTATATTTAATGCTTTTGTGAATATCATCTTCACTGTAAGATTTGATTATGAAAAACTTAGCATCAAGAGGCTTGGCTACAAACTCAGGCCTGTTGTATTGATCTCTGTTGGGAACAACATTGACATCTTCACTGCTCCCATTCACATTTGGAGCTTGCACCTTCACTGTCCATGGTGCACCTGGAACTTGCCGCTGATTTCTAAATCTTGCAGTTCGTGGTCCCCGATTCTGCTCATTTAGTATATCCAAGTTCTCATTATTATTCATAGACCCACTACCTCTTCCTTTTGGTTTACCCCGGTCAGATTGATTCCAACTTCGTCCATTTGGCCTGGCTTCAAATCCATTTGTTACAAAACCAGGACTTGATCGACCAGAAGCATTGTTGTGAGAATACATCCTGTTAGTTGGGTACATTCTGTTGATGAAGCCAGGACCAGGTCCCATTCCAGAAGCTGGCCTTGGGTGTGGTACACCCTGCATATGCGGCTTCAGAAAGCACAAAACGAAGACAAAAATCAAGAACAAATAATAGCCCTAATAGAAAACAGAAAGAAGTCCGACCAAACTTGTTTCTTCTCCAAATAAAACCAACTACAGAAGTGTCTTACCATAACATGTTGCAGAGGCCGAACATTTTGCCCAAGTGGCCCAGGGGATGTTGTTTGAGGAACCATTGAGGGCACAGGATTGGCTGTGGGAGGCCGCAACTGCCCCTCAGAAACCATTGGCCCATCTAGCCAAGGACCAACTGATCTGATTCCTTCATGGTTTGCTGGCAATATACCcctaccatatgaaccattagatGGCAATATGGGCATTGGATAAATAGGTCTGGGACCCAAAGTCACACCATTACTGCTTCCGTTAGTGCTATTACCACTAGAATTATCTACAGTCATCTGATCTGCACCCACAGATGTTGGCACATCTGTCTGTGTTAAGGGAGGAGTTGGCGAAGGCGTATACTGTGCACCAGGAACAGGCTGCTGATAATAAGGACCAGTAAACTGGAATTGCTGATGCCCATATAGCTGACCATCTGCTCCCATGGTTGGAACAGGGGTTCCCGCTGGAGAATAGGGACTATAGGGAACTTGAGGAGCATAGCCATAACCAGGATGGTAAACAAGTGAACCATTGTCGCCATACATTCCCTGCAAGAAAACATTTTAGAGGATTGCTACAAAATTATGATCACAAACTTCATTTTGATACCTAGAAGTGCAATCGTTAGAAGGAATAGCTTACAGTGGCAGGGATCTCCACTCCATCAACATTTACATATCTATATTCTTCCCATTCACCGACAGGTCCATCATAACCTGATGCAAACAAGGTAAATTCTCAATACAACCAGATATCTCCTGGTTTGTAGCGTGGCACCTTACCGAAAGCTCATTAACAATAGCACACCAAATAAAAGAAGTTTACCTCCATAATAATAAGCCTGGGGAGGGTACCCATTTGGAACATAGAACATGGTTGCATCCACCATCAGATCTTGTAAAACAGGAGTGTTAGTCCTACCAGTGGAAGGTCCAGTTCCAGCCGCCTCATTAGTGGTGTTGGCATCAGGAGACTGAGGAAAATACGTTTAACATTAAAAAAAGGAAATCCACACTAATACATGGTTCGTAGAGTAGCACATTGCCACCACAAAACAAAACTCAAAACTATGTAGTACCTGTTTAGCGGCTTCTGATACATCTGCAGGCTTTGCCTGAGGATCCAGAGTCAAATTTTGCAGTAGCTTTGTAGCTTCTGGAAGCGGACATCAAGGAAAACAAGAACATTTACACCAGAAATCAGACTACAACATCTACTATATAACAAGATAACCAAGGAAAGAAAAGACAATTCTACACTTTCGTTTCATTACTCCACCTCTCTTAAAGAAAAAGCATATAAAGCGACCACttaaatcaaaagaaaaagaagaaaacacaTTTAAACAAGCAAGAAAAGAATGAAACACGACTAAAATCCAAACAGCATGATAAAAACTGCataacaagaacaaaaaaaagtTAATATATtcgtatatttatatatatgactAATATATAACATAATATATGATATGATATAATGATATTAATAATAATGTTCTATAGGGAAGGTGAAATGATATGGTCACTTAATACAGCATCCCAGCAAATTAACTATAAGCCCAAAATATTTCTGTGACAAATGATTTAATGTGGGTCAACTATCACAAACGTACTCTGCCTAAACCAAAACCATTACTTATCAACATGATTCATCAAGTGAGTAATCTATTAAAAAAGGACTATAATAAAATATCCACAAATAGAATTCAAGGTAACAACACAATATAATCAGAAATCATCACTATAAATGGTACAATTATGCAGTGTCTTAACGGCCTCTTATGACTCTGCCCAATACTAGCGCAAGCCAAAAAGAATATTAGCTGCAGGTTTTGTTGATTGGTTTTGAGGAAATCAACATCGACTAATCcaaacaaaagacaaacattaTCACTAACTTCCGAAGTTAAATAACTCCTCATCACTACAGAGGAATTTAGGAATTGTCACATAACTAGCAACGAACAAATATAAATAAGGGAGCCAATTTTCATGGTTCATTAGTTTAAGACTGGCAAAAAAGAGAAATTGGGGCACACCTAAACAGCCATTAACTCAGATTGGAGATTAGAAACGTAAAGCATTGAAGACTTAGCAAATTTAATTTGCAACATTTAGTAATCTGTTTATGGGCAAAGTGGTCGATATCTAGGTAACACGGTTGAATCcgtcaacaaaaaataaaatagtcCGGttcaaggaaaaaaaattaaaacaacaaaTTACAGTTCAAGGGGTTTCAATGCAATGTTAAAGGGGTACTCCTAAGCTAATAAACAGAGTTCAAATCCTCTGCGGAAATAAGGCAGCCAATACAAAAGAAGAAATTCTCGTATTCTATAAAATCTTTGCCGAATACTGATGTTTACAACTAACAGTGAACGCAGACAGCAAACAAAACACACATCCAAAATCATATAGATATTCATAAACCCACACAAGGTTTTAACAGGCGAAACCAAACGCCGTACTCAACGAGTGAAATTACACAATACTACAGCATCCATGAAAGGCAATAAGAATTCACGCCCAATGCCATGATCTACAAATCCCCTCCAGATCTAATTAAACCAATCAACAAATGTTTCTCTAATTCGTGTAAACATTAAAAAACAACCGCAACCAATAATAAACAAATAACGCGAGATTAAAGGCTTAAAAATACCAGTGTCACCAGCAGAGAGGATACGCTCAGTTTCTTGCGCAGGAGCCGCCATATTTGCCCGCTGGAAACCTCAATCTTCAACGCCGTCCGGAGAAAAATGAAAAACCAAACCTCGAATCCCTCACAAAACCCACAAGCACAACAAAGCCCTCACTGCACAGATCTGCGCCGCACACCTATAGACCCAAAAAAAATGAATCCCAAACCCCGGAGAAAGAATCCCACTAAAACCCTCAAAACAAAACTGCCCGCTACAGCATCTAAAAATCAAGCCACCGAAATCCGAACTCCCGACCTGTCGATTGCAAAAGCAACCCTCGATCTCAAACACAGATGGGGTTTTAGCAAAAACCTTCACTTCCTTCTGACCcgagaaaaaaaattataaaactcacTCCACAGAAGCCCTCGATCCTAAATACAGAGAGGGTTTTAGCAAAAACCTTTGCTTCCtcacaacctacaaaaaaaattattccaaatATGTTATGGGTTCGATTCTCTTCTCCTCACACAAACGAACACAGCAACCGGCGGTTTCAAAAGAGATCAACAAAACCAAGGCCAGTCTCTCAAATAGCAAAACTCCTCACCTCATCATCTTCAAAACCGGATTTACTAAACCGGTCGGTTTCCCCATACCACTTCGCTACTTTCCTAACCCTAATTTGCAAACGGTTTCCAAAAAGGTCACAGCCTCCTCACCTCAAcgattagggttttgaaaaaaaaatgaaataaatttataattcttatttcctCCCAATGGACCATTAAAATCGGCCTTCACCCTTACTTTACTCTTGCTTTGCATAATTTTTTGTGATGTTTCAAGGGTTTATACATTAAACAATTTTATCACTATTAAATATTTGCCATAATTTTTTGTGATGTTTCAAGGGTctatatattaaataattttttcagTATTAAATATTTGCCATAATTTGTGATATTTCAAGGGtcaatatatttaataattttatcagtattattattaaattttttttgggTGGTGGATGGATAAGCTATGTGGAGGGGGCTCTTTTTCCAAAAGATTCCACATTTTCTTCGGTTCACTTTGTCTGCATGTGTGCTCTTCTATTTCTATGCGTGGTGCTCATTTGCTCCACACAAATTATCTTTTTAATTTTAATCATATTTGTCTAATTTAGTGGTTTGTTGGTGGGCGATAATACTTTCCACGTATAAAAACTATAATATCTATTATAATTGGAATTTACGATTAGACATTTGTTATGGATGGGGGAATACCTACGTGATTTACACCTAATACACTACGCTTCAGGTCAAAGCTTAATTAAGAAAGGGACTGCTTATTTTTGGActacacaaataaaaaataaaaaataaattagatggCGTTTGAGTTAAGTTTGCGTATAATAAGAATATATTGCGTTTCTGGAACCCTCTTAAACGAGTGAAAGGAAAGGATAGGAGTTGGGGTTTGCTTCAAGGTTGACAAATCTTAGGGTTAGGGTGGAGTTAGTGAGGAGAAATatataattttggtatttttttgggtGTTTGAAATATTTGTATGAGATTATTATAAGTATTGGTTTTGGAAGAAGGTGTTgttgttttttttaagtttttgagaaaatgagaaaaaaaaaaattaagtttttgagATGTCAATATATATTGACTCGAAGTCACATGTAAATGATAACAAATTATATAAAGAATAAAATGTGGAaatctaaaaaatttcaaaaaatttacatGTCCACATATATAAAGACTAAGTCACATGTAAATGATAACAAAGTATACATTTATATGAGATTATTATAAGTATTGGTTTTGGAAGaaggtgttttttttttaaagcttttgagaaaatgtGAAAatcttttttttaagtttttgagaTGTCGATATATATTGACTGGAAGTCACATGTAAATGATGACAAATTATATAAAGAATAAAATGTGGAAATctaaatttttttaagtttttgagaTGTTCATATATATAAAGACTAAGTCACATGTAAATGATAACAAAATATACATTTATATAATTTGAGGTTGTGTAAAGCTTTTTGACAAATTGAGTGTCGTGtaaatttgaagcactattagaaATTACTTGAAAAGAAAAATTGTGAATTTTAATGTTTGTATATAAAACTCAAATGTTCTATTGATTTAGGAATAGTTGGTAATGAACACATTAATAAAATTGATGTAAATTGTGTGGCATGTATTCTACTCATAGTTGGTGATAATTCCATGGTCAAACATTGCAACTCCTACAACCTCTCACAATCAAAATTTTAATTCAAGTTTCATAAAAAATTATCTAAAATAAAAAGACTAGAATATATTGATTTAGGAATAGTTGGTAATGAACACATTAATAAGATTTAGGATGAAAAGTCAAAGGGCATTTGGTTTAATGGCAAAGCCCATGTTGTAAGAATCTTCTACagtacaaaagaaaaagaaaacaaaaaaatttagaaTGATATTTATATGAAACAAAATGTGGAAATCTTaaattggttatatatatatatatatatatatatatatatatatatatatatatatatatatatatatatatatatatatatatatatatatatatatatatatatataagaataagACATTCAATTTATTAAAGAGCTTTACCCAACCTTAATTTGAGGTTGGGTAAAGCAATTTAATAAATTGAATGTTATAAATTTGAAATGTTGTTAGAAATGAGTTGGataccttaagaaaagaaaaaaatgtgagTTTTATTGTGTGTAGATAAAACTCAAATGTTGTAATGATTTAGGAATAATTGGTTATAATGAATACATAAAAAAATTGGTGTAAATTGTGTGGCATTATTGATTTTTAAGATTATATTTAAATTTGAATGATATTGAACGATTGTAATCTACAACTATCTAAAATGTTATTATAATGATGCCTCGTTATTATTATCTACAAATGTCTAATATATCATGATCATAGATCATAAAATATAATCTTAAATATTAATAAAGAATATTTGCTAgtcaatttaaattaaaatttgtacatattcataaataataataCTTTTGTCGTTAAGCAaggttaatatatattttttaatgtaaacTAGCGAAAATGCGAATGCATGAGCGAATAAATCTTGGGCCTGGCGGAGGCAAACAGGTTTTTGCCGAGCGCCCTCTGAGCGTGACAGTCTTCAGCCCGTCGTGTAAAAAAAGGAAGATTTTGGATTGTGGCGTGGCACCAGTTGAGTTAAGAGGGAGCACTTACTGCAAGATGGGAATCAGTCTTCAAAACCACAGAACTGTCGAAAGCCTCCTCTGATAAAACAGAGACGATTACTTTGGAAGGAAAATGGCAGGTTTACTGCTCGAAAAGggcaaaaaaaaatctcaaaaagcaAAAAGATCAACTGATAAGGGAAGCAGAATATCACCACACCAAAAGACAAAACAATCCCCCTGCCTCTGGCGCAAATCTCATTCCCCTAGGAAGAAATAGGGTTTTTCACAAGCATAAGGAGGACCCTCCAAAAACCCGTGTGGTGGAGGGCCAAAACATATGTAGAATCCCTATGGAATTGTTAAAGACGGCATGGAAACTTTATCAACGGCAAGGGGTCTTTGTCAAATGGCTAGGACGCGGAGGGGATGTCAGGGAAATAATCGAATGGTGGTATGAGCAATTTCCTGAACAGGTAAGTATTGCCATGCTTGATAATGGATATCTATCAATTTTATGTGAAAATCAATATATTAGAAACGAAATTCTCTTCGGGAAGTTAAAATTATTTCGTGGTTTTGGTTTCATTAGTTGCGAATGGTCTCCAAATTTTAACCCTAGGGTATTTAAGCCAACAGAATGGCTGAAATGGATAGATCTAGGCCCTATCCCGGTtgaattcctaaaccctaaaattTTAGAAGTAATAGGGAAACATTTTGGTTGCTTTCTGGGATGTGAAGGATTGGAACAGGAGGATTTATCTAACCACATCAAATTATTAATTAGAATAGACAGTAACATTACCTCTTTAGCATCCACAACAATACTAACAGAGAAA from Cryptomeria japonica chromosome 3, Sugi_1.0, whole genome shotgun sequence harbors:
- the LOC131070783 gene encoding YTH domain-containing protein ECT4 isoform X2; this translates as MAAPAQETEQATKLLQNLTLDPQAKPADVSEAAKQSPDANTTNEAAGTGPSTGRTNTPVLQDLMVDATMFYVPNGYPPQAYYYGGYDGPVGEWEEYRYVNVDGVEIPATGMYGDNGSLVYHPGYGYAPQVPYSPYSPAGTPVPTMGADGQLYGHQQFQFTGPYYQQPVPGAQYTPSPTPPLTQTDVPTSVGADQMTVDNSSGNSTNGSSNGVTLGPRPIYPMPILPSNGSYGRGILPANHEGIRSVGPWLDGPMVSEGQLRPPTANPVPSMVPQTTSPGPLGQNVRPLQHVMPHMQGVPHPRPASGMGPGPGFINRMYPTNRMYSHNNASGRSSPGFVTNGFEARPNGRSWNQSDRGKPKGRGSGSMNNNENLDILNEQNRGPRTARFRNQRQVPGAPWTVKVQAPNVNGSSEDVNVVPNRDQYNRPEFVAKPLDAKFFIIKSYSEDDIHKSIKYNVWASTPNGNKKLDMAYKEAQEKAGPCPIFLFFSVNASGQFCGVAEMMGPVDFNQSVDYWQQDKWSGRFPVKWHIVKDVPNNQLRHITLENNDNKPVTNSRDTQEVKLDKGVEMLKIFKDYISKTSILDDFLFYENRQKAMQEKRARQQIQQQQKQFRSGSEVDQLSPEDSALKARTEDAAVEDKDSTSRSHQADLPSPVSANDKHHDEQKLQNNQEGSLSLEERVIPSAPGEAWKGSKSSPTIAKREANGDAIDKLVHTNGS
- the LOC131070783 gene encoding YTH domain-containing protein ECT4 isoform X1 is translated as MAAPAQETERILSAGDTEATKLLQNLTLDPQAKPADVSEAAKQSPDANTTNEAAGTGPSTGRTNTPVLQDLMVDATMFYVPNGYPPQAYYYGGYDGPVGEWEEYRYVNVDGVEIPATGMYGDNGSLVYHPGYGYAPQVPYSPYSPAGTPVPTMGADGQLYGHQQFQFTGPYYQQPVPGAQYTPSPTPPLTQTDVPTSVGADQMTVDNSSGNSTNGSSNGVTLGPRPIYPMPILPSNGSYGRGILPANHEGIRSVGPWLDGPMVSEGQLRPPTANPVPSMVPQTTSPGPLGQNVRPLQHVMPHMQGVPHPRPASGMGPGPGFINRMYPTNRMYSHNNASGRSSPGFVTNGFEARPNGRSWNQSDRGKPKGRGSGSMNNNENLDILNEQNRGPRTARFRNQRQVPGAPWTVKVQAPNVNGSSEDVNVVPNRDQYNRPEFVAKPLDAKFFIIKSYSEDDIHKSIKYNVWASTPNGNKKLDMAYKEAQEKAGPCPIFLFFSVNASGQFCGVAEMMGPVDFNQSVDYWQQDKWSGRFPVKWHIVKDVPNNQLRHITLENNDNKPVTNSRDTQEVKLDKGVEMLKIFKDYISKTSILDDFLFYENRQKAMQEKRARQQIQQQQKQFRSGSEVDQLSPEDSALKARTEDAAVEDKDSTSRSHQADLPSPVSANDKHHDEQKLQNNQEGSLSLEERVIPSAPGEAWKGSKSSPTIAKREANGDAIDKLVHTNGS